The Mycolicibacterium flavescens genome has a segment encoding these proteins:
- the acsA_2 gene encoding acyl-CoA synthetase/AMP-acid ligase codes for MAGYRALFDASIADPEGFWADAARAVTWTREPKQILDDSNPPFYRWFADGELNTCANALDRHVDDGRGDQPALIYDSPVTGTQRTYTFRELRDATAKFAGGLRGLGVTKGDRVVIYMPMIPEAVIAMLACARLGAIHSVVFGGFAAHELAARIDDAQPKVVVSASCGIEPSRIVAYKPMLDAALEMSAHPPRNCVIVQRDRQRCELAPDRDLDWEDVAAAAAVDPVPVAATDPLYVLYTSGTTGKPKGIVRDNGGHAVALLWSMRNVYDIEPGEVFWAASDVGWVVGHSYIVYGPLLLGATTVLYEGKPIGTPDPGAFWRVASEHGVKALFTAPTAVRAIRKEDPDGTHIGRYDLSKMKYFFQAGERLDPDTYEWSAQKLGVPVVDHWWQTETGWAIAANPMGLEPMPIKPGSPTVPMAGYDVRILHVDGSPCAANEEGDICIRLPLPPGTLPTLWGDDDRYKASYLSEHPGYYLTGDGGYLDEDGYLFVMGRIDDVINVAGHRLSTGSIEAVLATHPAVAECAVIGVRDEIKGQVPRGFVVLQQGASADGLAEQLIESVRENIGAVACFKLVDVVPALPKTRSGKILRKTMRGIAHGREEPLPSTIEDPAVIEALKPILKN; via the coding sequence ATGGCCGGATACCGAGCGCTGTTCGACGCCAGCATCGCTGATCCAGAAGGATTCTGGGCCGATGCCGCACGCGCGGTGACGTGGACCCGCGAGCCGAAACAGATCCTCGACGACTCCAACCCGCCGTTCTACCGGTGGTTCGCCGACGGTGAGCTGAACACGTGCGCCAACGCGCTCGACAGACACGTCGACGACGGCCGGGGCGATCAGCCCGCGCTGATCTACGACTCACCGGTCACCGGGACGCAACGCACCTATACCTTCCGCGAATTACGCGACGCGACAGCGAAATTCGCCGGGGGGCTGCGCGGTCTCGGGGTCACCAAGGGCGACCGCGTGGTGATCTACATGCCGATGATCCCCGAGGCGGTGATCGCGATGCTGGCGTGTGCGCGCCTGGGGGCGATCCACTCGGTCGTGTTCGGCGGGTTCGCCGCGCACGAACTCGCGGCGCGCATCGACGACGCGCAACCGAAAGTCGTCGTCTCCGCGTCCTGCGGTATCGAACCGTCCCGCATCGTCGCCTACAAGCCGATGCTGGACGCCGCACTCGAGATGTCCGCGCACCCGCCGCGCAACTGCGTCATCGTGCAGCGCGACCGGCAGCGCTGTGAGTTGGCTCCGGACCGCGACCTCGACTGGGAGGACGTCGCGGCCGCGGCGGCCGTCGACCCCGTGCCGGTGGCCGCGACCGATCCGCTCTACGTGCTGTACACCTCCGGGACCACGGGTAAGCCCAAAGGCATCGTCCGCGACAACGGCGGGCATGCGGTGGCGCTGCTCTGGAGCATGCGCAACGTCTACGACATCGAACCCGGCGAAGTCTTCTGGGCCGCATCCGATGTCGGCTGGGTGGTCGGCCACTCCTACATCGTGTACGGACCGCTGCTGCTGGGCGCCACGACCGTGCTCTACGAAGGCAAGCCGATCGGCACGCCCGATCCGGGTGCGTTCTGGCGGGTAGCGTCCGAGCACGGGGTCAAGGCACTGTTCACCGCGCCGACGGCCGTGCGTGCGATCCGAAAGGAGGACCCCGACGGCACGCACATCGGCCGCTACGACCTGTCGAAGATGAAGTACTTCTTCCAGGCCGGTGAGCGACTCGACCCGGACACCTACGAGTGGTCGGCGCAGAAACTCGGTGTCCCGGTCGTCGACCACTGGTGGCAGACGGAAACCGGCTGGGCGATCGCCGCCAACCCGATGGGCCTGGAACCCATGCCGATCAAACCGGGATCCCCGACGGTTCCGATGGCCGGCTACGACGTCAGGATTCTGCACGTCGACGGCTCGCCCTGCGCAGCCAACGAGGAAGGCGACATCTGCATCCGGCTCCCGCTTCCGCCGGGCACCCTGCCCACCCTGTGGGGCGACGACGACCGGTACAAGGCCTCCTACCTGTCGGAGCATCCGGGTTACTACCTCACCGGCGACGGCGGCTATCTCGACGAGGACGGCTACCTCTTCGTGATGGGCCGCATCGACGACGTCATCAACGTCGCCGGACACCGGTTGTCGACGGGATCCATCGAGGCCGTGCTGGCCACTCATCCGGCGGTCGCCGAATGCGCGGTCATCGGCGTGCGTGACGAGATCAAGGGCCAGGTGCCGCGCGGCTTCGTCGTCCTGCAGCAGGGGGCTTCGGCCGACGGGCTTGCCGAGCAGCTCATCGAGTCGGTGCGCGAGAACATCGGCGCCGTAGCGTGTTTCAAGCTCGTCGACGTCGTTCCCGCGCTGCCCAAGACGAGGTCCGGAAAGATCCTGCGCAAGACGATGCGGGGCATCGCCCACGGCCGCGAGGAGCCGTTGCCGTCGACGATCGAAGACCCAGCGGTGATCGAAGCGCTCAAGCCGATCCTGAAGAACTGA